A stretch of Cicer arietinum cultivar CDC Frontier isolate Library 1 chromosome 5, Cicar.CDCFrontier_v2.0, whole genome shotgun sequence DNA encodes these proteins:
- the LOC140920420 gene encoding uncharacterized protein, giving the protein MDEEFQLIKDQERFTRARDGTILFSGRIWVPTDSKLKRLVLEEAHKSNPIAHLRSTKMYQDLKKNYWWPGFQHTHTGYDSIWVIVDRFTNYHAIIGMAPFEALYERKCRTPLCWLEVGDKGILGPKVIQETTKKIKAIKDKLRISQSRQKSYVDIRRRPLEFEEGDRVFLELPPLLALEEC; this is encoded by the exons ATGGATGAGGAGTTTCAACTTATAAAGGACCAAGAAAGATTTACAAGGGCAAGAGATGGAACAATTCTATTTTCGGGCAGAATTTGGGTACCTACGGATTCAAAATTAAAGAGACTTGTACTAGAGGAAGCTCACAAAAGTAACCCGATCGCCCATCTTAGATCTACCAAGATGTACCAAGaccttaagaaaaattattggtggccag GTTTTCAACATACCCACACTGGGTATGATTCCATTTGGGTGATTGTGGACAGATTTACTAA TTACCATGCCATCATTGGCATGGCACCTTTTGAGGCTTTGTATGAAAGAAAATGTAGGACACCGTTATGTTGGTTAGAAGTAGGGGATAAGGGGATCTTAGGTCCTAAAGTTATCCAAGAGACCACTAAAAAGATTAAGGCCATTAAGGATAAACTAAGAATATCCCAAAGTAGGCAAAAGAGTTATGTTGATATCAGGAGAAGGCCTTTGGAGTTTGAGGAGGGCGATCGTGTTTTTTTAGAGTTACCCCCACTATTGGCATTGGAAGAGTGCTAA